In Brassica napus cultivar Da-Ae chromosome A3, Da-Ae, whole genome shotgun sequence, the sequence ACATAGGGCACGAATATTATTATGATTTATTATCATAGTTTGGAAGAATACTATAAAAACGATTTCAAAGTGTACCGGTTTACATTAGATATTCAAATTTTAGTTTAACAagcatatatatttaaaataatgtacacgattttcttaattataaatcagagaatcttaaatttataaagtttttttttaaaacatacgtTTTTTGGTGATCAAAATCTTCAAtaacttttcaaaattttcctaaaatatagaCAACTAATTAGATTTTTTGACTGAATATTTCCAAGTAGGCATTATTGAGCTATTTTGAAATGCATATATAGGTATACACATCACCATTTATTACATTTACGACAATAAGAGTAAAATTGACAGTTTGAAATGGCAAATTAAATTTACTGCAtgtaaattacataattattatggttaaaatatcatattaaacaatttatatGGTAAGTGTATATTGTATATaccattaatcatataaaacaattatctatctatataaaaaataaaaacgcacATCCGCGATCAAACTCTAGTTTTTAGTTATAAGTTTGGTATCAACAACAAAAACGTGCGTGCTTTTCCCtagaaaacaacaaaataataacGACACTCTAGttcaactaatatttttttccctTTCTGAAGATTGTGTCTCGTTTCTGCTATCCAGCAGATTGCTGAGAAAGAAAAAGGGTCCGTGGTATTGACTGCCAATGATAGCGGCTTATGGTTTCAATTAATTAACTTTACAGCTACCTTGTTTCAAGATTTTTATTTGGAGGAGAAGAAAACTAATTAAGTAAACCAGTTAAAAGTCTTTTTTACTAACGATAATGACGATGATTATTTTCCTTTGCGGTGTCTCGTTGGTGTTGGAGCCTTGAGGCATACTGTAAGAGTTCGTCTCTTCTCCATCGCTGATCCATCAGCCTTGAATCTCCCTTCTTCGGATTCGTATCTCGCTACttggttttaattattttagtctCCTATTCCTAACTGATATTCATGTCTCAATTTTTTGCTCTGCTCCCTTACCATACAGTCATGTGTAAGACATAATTGAAATATTAACAATTTAACATCCCTTCCTTGTTTTAGCATAAGTTAtgttctttgttgttgttttactCTTGGTTCCGAAGGGTGTTGTTTTACCTCGTCGGCTTATGGCTCCGGAAAGGCTTTGTTCCTTTGCCGGCTTTGTGTAAGGCatgattattttaatattaatccaACAGATGacttaaaaaataaagtaaatttgATAGCATCTCAAATATTATATATCAGACTGTGGAACATCAACGTACGCAAGGGTCCCCATAATTTAAAAGCAAGAAACCAAAATCATGTTGCTTGGATCCAGTAGAACATGTGATAAATGTACAATTTATTAGGTTCAAATTAAATGATCAtgtaagtttacaaaaaaaataattaaatgacCATGTACATCATATTTTCTGTTGAATACATCGGTACAATTTATTAGGTTCAGATTAAATGAGCCAGTAAAGCACGTGATAAAGTTGTGAAAGGATGTTGTGGTGGTAAATTAGTATTTAAGCGAGTCTTGTTTCGTCACCATTTCATCAATACAAGTGTGTACTTTAAGTGTTCTCTCTCTACGTACATTTTGTGACCAAACAAGTAATCAGTCAAAAGATGGAAGGCAAAACTGTGATTTTAGGTGTGATCATAATGAGTCTTGTCATGGCGCAGAATCAAGTCGAAGCAAAGATTTGTTGCCCCAGAACCATTGACAGAAACATATATAATGCATGCCGTCTTACTGGAGCCTCTATGACAAATTGTGCAAACCTCAGTGGATGCAAAATCGTTTCTGGGACGACATGTCCTCCGGGATATACACATGACATTCTCCAAAACTATGGTAATTTAATCTCTTTTTTCTTGGTTGTTTTATTAAGTTATATCTTTTACAAGTTGGATCAAGATCTTGATGCAAGTTGCAaggattgtttttatttttgagttcAGGTGATGCTGTCAATGAATACTGCAAGTTGGGGTGTGCATCCTCTGTGTGCGGTGCCTTAACCACTCTCAAGAACTCCGGTAAAGCAGAaattcaatattattaaaattataagatTGTTGGAATAAGAGAATAATATATTAACTCCAATATATTGTTTCGGTGAATTAGATGCAAGTGAAATTGTGAAAGGAGCGGTTTCACAATGCACCAACGCATGTTCTAATTTCTGCACCAAGGGCTCAGCTAAAGCAGTTGAAACTGCCTAACAAGCATATCCGCTATCTATGTATTAATTGTATGTGTTGTTGTTTTACATGTTTTCAATAATTGTCGTGTATGTGACAAATTGCTAGACTCTTTTGCTATTTCCAAGTTATCTATGTGACGTAGAAGGTCATCGATCCCTAGATTGTTTATCCCTTGTACTTGCTATAACTAAATAAAGAAGAAGGTTTCCTGCTCAACAAATGCCAACTTAGCAAACACTGTTAGGACTTACAAATCTCAAATTATGATGAATACAGGAAATTCTAAGCATATAATATCTTGTATGACCATTCAGAATGCCATCCATATGCAATGAAGAAGAATTCGTTTTGGACTGTTAAAGATAAGACATACTATAAACGCGTTTTAAGCTTTGGACTGTTTAAGACACATTCCTTTTCCTTCTTGGCTTTGattaaaaagtaataatatacATACATTCTCAGATTATGTACCAGGTAAACACAGTTTCTCTGATTCATATGCTTTTGATCCGGTTTGTTACGGATCCCACCCGATTCAACGGGAGTTGTATTTAAATAATCTTTGAAATATGTTCTTTCAGTTCTCTAAGCTCCCAATTGTTCTACAGCTCTTTTGTAGACATATcttagaagatgaagaagatatctCCTCGCATTTAGAAAAACTTTGtttgtgaaatatattatttcttccATTTTGTCTTACAGATTACATGCAATGTAGATGAGATTCTGGTGTTGTCTACATAACACAAACCCCTCTCTTTTAAGATTCATATTAAGATAGTTCGGGTGGTGCCTTTGGTGCACTCTTTTCAGCTTTGTTAGATTCTGGGTTTTGTCTATTTGCATTTGGTATTCGCAAAGTAGGAAGCTTTGGTTGCGCTGAACAATGCTTGTTCATAGGATCTCAAGGTTCGGGTCTGGCACAGTTAAACAGCTCTCAGAATCGATGATCTTGAAATGTTTCCTGTTCCTGTATGGGGGTTTGATGAAGTTTCTAATCTCACTTAGATTTCACACTGACGAATTAGAGTTCTTCAGGGTTTATGGGAGTTTCTCTTAGGCTAACATTATTCTGTTTGATTTGACAGGGGGATATATTCATCGACGTTCGGGACAAGGAATCTTATGGACAATACTTGCGATCTTGAGTTAGTTCTAGTTCGGTTATCAGTCTATAATCAGTTACTTACAGTACTTGACATGATTGTGTTACTCCGTCATGTATAGTCTGATTCAAGAATTTAAAATAGGGGTTCTTTGTTAGATATTATCACTCTATTATCTTACTACTAGGTTGAAGCTTGTTGGTAACGTCTTCAAAAATGGCATAAAATGATTGCAGAAGAATTAATCTCAGCTTATCTACAGAGCCTAAGGATTGCTTTTTTACTTGATCTC encodes:
- the LOC106438740 gene encoding thionin; protein product: MEGKTVILGVIIMSLVMAQNQVEAKICCPRTIDRNIYNACRLTGASMTNCANLSGCKIVSGTTCPPGYTHDILQNYGDAVNEYCKLGCASSVCGALTTLKNSDASEIVKGAVSQCTNACSNFCTKGSAKAVETA